Proteins co-encoded in one Cytobacillus sp. NJ13 genomic window:
- the pfkB gene encoding 1-phosphofructokinase, translating to MEKPSILTVTLNPAIDIVYRLEYLKIGRSTRTKSPNKTAGGKGLNVTRVLSILGERVTATGFLGGSNGNFIRNELVNLGARDEFVQIAGETRQCLAFLDNRDNQTEILEEGPFISGLEQEELRKRLRILIPEAQILIVSGSLPLGVSYSLYKWMIKEAKNHGVKVLLDTSGEALAESLPYGPYLIKPNREELEGLLGRPCREEAEIWKSMEKLAENGIEVVIVSDGERGSFVHYKGERMKAATAEIRAVSAVGSGDSFIAGFAAGLSKGYSMKDTLILASACGSANALEERTGYINLQNLNMLIEQISINTTRSGSL from the coding sequence ATGGAAAAGCCTAGCATCTTAACCGTTACCCTTAACCCCGCTATAGATATTGTCTACCGCCTGGAATACCTTAAGATTGGAAGAAGCACACGTACGAAAAGTCCCAATAAAACTGCAGGAGGAAAAGGACTGAACGTTACAAGGGTGTTGAGTATTCTTGGAGAACGTGTGACGGCAACCGGTTTTTTAGGCGGAAGTAACGGAAACTTTATCCGGAATGAGCTGGTAAATCTTGGTGCGCGTGATGAATTTGTGCAGATCGCAGGGGAAACAAGGCAGTGTCTTGCCTTTCTTGACAACAGAGATAATCAGACAGAAATTCTTGAGGAAGGGCCTTTTATTTCCGGTTTGGAGCAGGAAGAATTAAGGAAGCGCCTGCGCATCTTAATACCTGAAGCTCAAATCCTTATAGTAAGTGGTTCACTGCCCCTTGGAGTATCGTACAGCCTCTATAAATGGATGATAAAAGAAGCTAAAAATCATGGAGTTAAAGTTCTTCTGGATACCAGCGGGGAGGCACTAGCCGAATCTCTGCCCTATGGACCTTATTTAATCAAACCTAATCGTGAGGAACTTGAAGGGCTTCTTGGCCGTCCCTGCCGGGAAGAAGCAGAAATCTGGAAATCGATGGAGAAGCTAGCTGAGAACGGAATAGAGGTTGTGATTGTTTCAGACGGTGAAAGGGGATCATTCGTTCATTATAAAGGCGAACGGATGAAAGCGGCAACTGCAGAAATTCGGGCAGTCAGCGCTGTGGGGTCTGGAGATTCTTTCATCGCAGGCTTTGCCGCTGGACTTTCAAAAGGATATTCAATGAAGGATACTCTGATCCTGGCTTCTGCTTGCGGCTCAGCAAACGCACTGGAAGAGAGGACTGGATATATAAATCTCCAAAACTTGAATATGTTGATTGAACAAATTTCAATAAACACAACTCGGTCAGGCAGTTTATAA
- a CDS encoding tagatose bisphosphate family class II aldolase, with protein sequence MGNNRIVNTVEMFQKALEEKYAIPAFNVHNLETFQVVVDTAAELNSPVILASTPGTISYSGGDYLVSMGSAAAERYEIPIALHLDHFESIEEIKKYIDFGFKSVMIDASHHPFDENVKIVKQVVEYAHEHGVSVEAELGRLGGVEDDLVVDEKDAKFTNPEQAREFVDLTGIDSLAVAIGTAHGLYKGEPKIDFERLEDIHSVVNIPLVLHGASDIPDEMVKRTIELGICKVNIATDLKIPFSNAVKQYFNENPDANDPRKYMTPGKEAMKKVVEEKILMCGSNGKA encoded by the coding sequence ATGGGCAATAATAGAATTGTAAATACAGTTGAGATGTTCCAAAAAGCCTTGGAAGAAAAATACGCGATACCAGCATTCAATGTTCACAATCTTGAAACATTCCAGGTTGTTGTTGATACTGCTGCAGAGTTGAACTCTCCTGTAATCCTTGCAAGCACACCAGGAACAATTTCTTACTCCGGCGGTGACTATTTGGTGTCAATGGGAAGTGCTGCAGCAGAAAGATATGAGATCCCGATCGCACTCCATCTGGACCATTTTGAAAGTATTGAAGAAATCAAGAAATATATAGATTTCGGTTTTAAGTCTGTGATGATAGATGCTTCCCATCATCCTTTCGATGAAAATGTCAAGATCGTAAAGCAAGTGGTCGAGTATGCCCATGAACATGGGGTCTCTGTGGAGGCTGAATTAGGTCGTCTCGGCGGAGTGGAAGACGACCTCGTCGTTGATGAAAAGGACGCGAAATTTACCAATCCGGAACAGGCTAGAGAATTTGTGGATTTAACTGGGATTGACTCTTTAGCGGTTGCTATTGGGACTGCTCATGGCTTATACAAGGGAGAGCCCAAAATCGACTTTGAGAGACTGGAAGATATCCACTCAGTGGTTAATATTCCTCTCGTACTTCACGGGGCTTCCGATATACCGGATGAGATGGTAAAACGAACAATAGAACTTGGTATTTGCAAGGTAAACATTGCAACAGACCTAAAAATTCCGTTCTCCAATGCGGTAAAACAATACTTTAATGAAAATCCTGACGCAAATGACCCGCGAAAATACATGACACCAGGCAAAGAAGCCATGAAGAAGGTAGTCGAGGAAAAAATTCTTATGTGTGGCAGCAATGGAAAAGCCTAG
- the nagA gene encoding N-acetylglucosamine-6-phosphate deacetylase, which translates to MEAIFADTIYTPNRRIHSGYVVYENGLIKDLTDQKPECQIHDFSGYAVIPGLIDIHIHGISGKDTMDATPEAMQEISLSLARHGVTSFLPTTLTDDFEKVKAAVREIGRQIGNTAGAEIIGSYVEGPYITPEHRGAHPVKYMREITIEELDELIKASQNTIKILTLAPEKTMAIGVIPYLKDKGILVSMGHTNADYETANLAIEYGANISVHTFNGMRGFSHRDPGSLGAFLTNDNNFCELIADLEHVHPAGINLLYKTKGADKILLISDSMAAADLPDGEYKLGSQTVRVREGIARTMETGSLAGSTTNLMRCIKNTKEVLGLPLECILPMATINQAKLLGIGEETGTIEIGKKLNIAVIDEAFNVKATFVNGKVVFMEEKRKWAIIEL; encoded by the coding sequence ATGGAGGCTATTTTTGCAGACACAATTTATACCCCTAACCGCCGAATACATTCGGGATATGTTGTTTATGAGAATGGATTAATTAAGGATCTAACGGATCAGAAACCAGAATGTCAAATACATGATTTCTCGGGATATGCGGTTATCCCTGGGCTCATTGATATTCATATACATGGGATTTCAGGGAAAGACACAATGGATGCAACGCCGGAAGCTATGCAGGAGATTTCCTTATCTCTTGCAAGGCATGGTGTGACTTCTTTTTTGCCCACAACCCTAACGGACGATTTTGAGAAAGTAAAAGCTGCCGTTAGAGAGATTGGCAGACAAATTGGAAATACAGCTGGAGCAGAAATCATTGGTTCCTATGTTGAAGGACCCTATATAACACCTGAACATAGAGGGGCGCATCCTGTGAAATACATGCGGGAAATAACCATTGAAGAACTCGATGAGTTGATAAAAGCTTCGCAAAATACGATAAAAATTCTAACGCTGGCACCGGAGAAGACTATGGCTATAGGGGTTATTCCATATTTGAAGGATAAAGGAATCCTTGTCTCGATGGGACATACAAATGCAGACTATGAAACTGCCAATCTGGCTATTGAATACGGAGCAAATATTTCAGTTCATACGTTCAATGGAATGCGCGGATTCAGCCACCGTGATCCGGGAAGTCTTGGAGCATTCCTGACAAATGACAATAATTTTTGTGAGTTAATAGCTGATTTGGAACATGTCCATCCTGCAGGAATTAATCTGCTTTACAAAACCAAAGGAGCAGACAAAATTCTTTTGATTAGTGACTCCATGGCTGCTGCGGATTTACCGGATGGGGAGTATAAACTCGGAAGCCAAACTGTCAGAGTAAGAGAAGGTATTGCCAGAACAATGGAGACTGGATCCCTGGCAGGCAGTACGACAAATTTAATGAGGTGCATAAAAAACACCAAGGAAGTTCTTGGACTGCCTCTTGAGTGTATTTTGCCAATGGCTACAATAAATCAAGCTAAATTGCTCGGTATTGGGGAAGAAACCGGCACAATTGAAATTGGCAAGAAATTGAATATTGCTGTAATAGATGAAGCATTCAATGTAAAAGCCACCTTTGTTAATGGAAAAGTTGTTTTTATGGAGGAGAAAAGAAAATGGGCAATAATAGAATTGTAA
- the agaF gene encoding PTS galactosamine/N-acetylgalactosamine transporter subunit IIA: MNGLIVSGHGSFAAGLHSSVKLIAGEQPRIEYVDFLESDSTSDLEVKIKAALANLKSCNGVLVLCDLVGGSPFKTAVSLTNDKQDTAVIGGTNLAMVMETAIMKDNVSLDELKEMAITSGKEAIKCFQKSGRQKRDGAGI; this comes from the coding sequence TTGAACGGTTTAATTGTTTCAGGGCATGGTTCCTTTGCTGCAGGCCTTCACTCTTCAGTGAAGTTGATTGCAGGGGAACAGCCACGTATAGAGTATGTTGATTTCTTAGAATCAGATTCTACATCAGATCTTGAAGTAAAGATAAAAGCAGCATTGGCAAACTTAAAGAGCTGCAATGGGGTACTCGTTCTGTGCGACCTTGTGGGAGGTTCGCCCTTTAAAACGGCTGTTTCTCTAACAAACGACAAACAGGATACTGCTGTTATTGGCGGGACAAATCTGGCAATGGTTATGGAAACCGCCATCATGAAAGACAATGTCTCCTTAGACGAACTAAAAGAAATGGCTATCACTTCAGGAAAAGAAGCGATAAAATGTTTCCAGAAATCAGGGCGTCAAAAGAGAGACGGGGCAGGTATTTAA
- a CDS encoding PTS system mannose/fructose/sorbose family transporter subunit IID, with protein sequence MASENAAIEPEISVQANNPEFYEDSSAEQVITKKDLNKMVWRSLLLQASFNYERMQAAGWLYSILPGLKKIHKNKHDLSESMKSHMEFFNTHPFLVNIIMGIVLAMEERKQNRNTIRAIRVAMMGPLGGIGDALFWLTLLPICVGIGASLGADGNPMGALVFLIIFNVVHFGLRFGLMRYGYNAGTNAISSLKENTKKVSHAASIVGLTVVGGLIASFVQLKANLVIHAGKAEIALQEDLLDKIMPNMLPLGYTLLMYYLLKRGLSPVILILITVVIGIIGKIPFPFGTIL encoded by the coding sequence GTGGCATCTGAAAATGCAGCGATTGAACCGGAAATTTCTGTTCAGGCAAACAATCCTGAGTTTTATGAAGATTCTTCAGCCGAACAGGTGATTACAAAAAAAGACCTTAACAAAATGGTCTGGCGCTCACTATTGCTTCAGGCATCTTTCAACTATGAAAGAATGCAGGCAGCAGGTTGGCTATACTCTATTCTTCCAGGGCTAAAGAAGATTCACAAAAATAAGCATGACCTTAGTGAATCAATGAAAAGCCATATGGAATTCTTTAATACCCATCCTTTTCTAGTAAACATCATTATGGGAATTGTCCTCGCAATGGAGGAAAGGAAACAAAATCGGAATACCATTCGTGCTATCCGCGTTGCCATGATGGGTCCCCTGGGCGGTATCGGAGATGCTTTGTTTTGGTTAACACTTCTGCCTATTTGTGTTGGTATAGGTGCTTCGCTCGGGGCAGATGGCAATCCAATGGGTGCACTTGTGTTTCTTATTATATTCAATGTCGTTCATTTTGGACTGCGCTTCGGTCTTATGCGATATGGCTATAATGCTGGAACCAATGCCATCAGCTCATTAAAAGAAAACACGAAGAAAGTGTCTCATGCTGCCTCTATCGTTGGCTTGACAGTGGTAGGCGGGCTTATTGCCTCATTTGTGCAGTTAAAGGCAAATCTGGTCATTCATGCAGGCAAAGCTGAAATTGCCCTGCAGGAAGATTTGCTGGATAAGATCATGCCAAACATGCTGCCGTTAGGCTATACCTTATTAATGTATTACTTGCTGAAAAGAGGCTTGTCCCCTGTTATTTTAATCCTGATTACAGTTGTTATTGGCATTATTGGCAAGATACCATTCCCATTCGGCACTATTCTTTAA
- the agaW gene encoding PTS N-acetylgalactosamine transporter subunit IIC — translation MDQEILLQALLIAIWAGIAGIDLFNGLFHIHRPIVTGVIVGLILGDLPTGVMTGAAIELVWAGMVPLAGAQPPNVVIGGIIGTAFAILTGQEPQVAIGVAVPFAVAVQACITLMFTAFSPVMHKADKYAEEANTKGIDRINYLGIATLFVFYFVVAFLPIYFGADAAKSVVESLPAWIIAGLGTAGGMMAAIGFAMLLKIMLKKQYIAYFIVGFILVTYLQMPIIAVALIGLAIAMYDFYKTSGGQGAAMRGARGRGI, via the coding sequence ATGGATCAGGAAATATTGCTTCAGGCATTGTTGATTGCCATATGGGCTGGCATTGCCGGCATTGACTTGTTTAACGGTTTGTTTCACATTCACCGCCCCATTGTAACTGGAGTCATCGTTGGGTTAATTCTAGGCGATTTGCCTACTGGTGTGATGACCGGGGCTGCAATTGAATTAGTATGGGCAGGAATGGTACCGCTTGCAGGAGCTCAGCCTCCAAACGTTGTAATCGGCGGAATAATTGGTACAGCATTTGCGATTTTAACTGGGCAGGAGCCTCAGGTTGCGATAGGAGTTGCTGTTCCATTTGCCGTTGCAGTCCAGGCTTGTATCACATTAATGTTTACGGCCTTTTCACCTGTCATGCATAAAGCTGACAAATATGCCGAAGAAGCAAATACAAAAGGCATCGACAGGATTAATTACCTGGGAATAGCAACTTTATTCGTTTTCTATTTTGTGGTTGCATTCCTTCCAATCTACTTTGGAGCTGATGCAGCCAAGAGTGTAGTTGAATCACTTCCTGCCTGGATCATTGCAGGTCTCGGTACCGCTGGCGGTATGATGGCAGCCATTGGTTTTGCCATGCTGCTGAAAATTATGCTGAAGAAACAGTATATTGCCTATTTTATAGTTGGATTCATCCTTGTTACTTATTTACAAATGCCGATTATTGCTGTTGCGCTGATCGGTCTGGCAATTGCTATGTATGATTTTTATAAAACATCTGGCGGCCAGGGAGCTGCTATGAGGGGGGCGAGAGGCCGTGGCATCTGA
- the agaV gene encoding PTS N-acetylgalactosamine transporter subunit IIB: MPNILLTRIDNRLVHGQVGVTWVNHLGANLIVVANDEVAEDEVQQDLMEMVVPEAIGVRFFSIETTADIIHDASEDQYIFLVSKTPQDVLRLVEGGVPIDKVNIGNMHYSEGKTQIYSTVSVDDDDKEAFRKLKEHGVKLEVRRVPDERPDDIYKFL; the protein is encoded by the coding sequence GTGCCAAACATTTTATTGACTCGAATTGATAACCGGCTTGTCCATGGTCAGGTAGGTGTTACCTGGGTTAATCACCTTGGGGCTAACCTTATTGTTGTAGCAAATGATGAGGTAGCTGAAGATGAAGTACAGCAAGACTTAATGGAAATGGTAGTCCCTGAAGCAATCGGTGTCCGTTTTTTCTCGATTGAGACAACTGCAGACATTATTCATGATGCATCTGAAGATCAATATATCTTCTTAGTTTCTAAAACTCCTCAGGATGTTCTGAGGCTTGTTGAAGGAGGTGTTCCGATCGACAAAGTGAATATTGGAAATATGCACTATTCTGAAGGGAAGACACAAATTTACTCGACCGTTTCTGTTGATGATGATGACAAAGAAGCATTCCGCAAACTAAAAGAACATGGTGTGAAACTCGAAGTGCGCCGTGTTCCCGATGAAAGGCCAGATGACATTTATAAATTCCTTTAA
- a CDS encoding SIS domain-containing protein yields the protein MGSVKNLHEEELKGAQHTVKEILQQPELWLQTVSIIEKQKAVIKDFISQKLIAKQARIIFTGAGTSAYVGDTLTPHLRKELPYQIDTISTTDIVANPLNYLKPEVPTVLVSFARSGNSPESVATYSLAKKLINNVSQIIITCNPDGQLAKEAGKDDNSLLLLMPEKANDKGFAMTSSFSCMYLSALLTFQLDRFEVLKKKAEAVSKNAESILTTKFETLKSIVSLNKKRVVYLGSSTLKGLSQEASLKHLELTSGKIPTFHESVLGFRHGPKSLVDDETLIFVFISNDPYTRKYEIDLLQELKNDGGTKTVVAIANTIDEEIDELCDYAFIIPEQENIHLEDHLIALNYLIIGQLFALFNSIHLGVTPDNPSPTGMVNRVVKGVNIYNF from the coding sequence ATGGGTTCAGTAAAAAATTTACACGAAGAAGAACTAAAAGGCGCACAGCACACTGTAAAAGAGATTCTTCAACAGCCGGAACTCTGGCTTCAGACAGTTAGTATTATCGAAAAACAAAAAGCGGTCATAAAGGATTTTATCAGTCAAAAGCTAATTGCCAAACAGGCACGGATTATTTTTACTGGAGCAGGTACATCGGCATATGTTGGGGATACGTTAACACCTCATTTAAGAAAAGAACTCCCTTATCAAATTGACACAATTTCGACTACGGATATTGTTGCAAACCCGCTGAATTATTTGAAGCCAGAGGTTCCCACCGTTTTAGTCTCATTTGCCAGAAGTGGAAATAGCCCTGAATCTGTTGCTACCTACAGCTTGGCTAAAAAGCTGATCAACAATGTTAGCCAAATAATCATCACATGCAATCCAGATGGGCAGCTTGCAAAGGAAGCTGGTAAAGACGACAATTCTTTGCTCCTTTTAATGCCGGAAAAAGCAAATGACAAGGGGTTTGCGATGACAAGCTCTTTCAGCTGTATGTACCTTTCTGCTCTCCTTACTTTCCAGCTAGATCGATTCGAGGTGTTAAAGAAAAAAGCAGAAGCTGTTTCCAAAAACGCTGAGAGCATTTTAACCACGAAGTTTGAAACGTTAAAAAGTATTGTCAGCCTCAATAAGAAAAGAGTTGTGTATCTTGGTTCGTCAACTTTAAAAGGCTTGTCGCAGGAGGCGAGCTTAAAGCATCTGGAGCTTACTTCCGGGAAGATACCAACTTTTCACGAATCGGTTCTTGGGTTTAGACATGGCCCGAAGTCACTAGTTGATGACGAAACCCTGATTTTCGTTTTTATTTCCAATGATCCTTATACAAGAAAATACGAGATTGATTTATTGCAAGAGTTAAAGAATGATGGAGGCACTAAAACAGTGGTAGCAATTGCAAATACCATTGATGAAGAAATTGATGAATTATGTGACTACGCTTTTATTATTCCGGAGCAGGAGAATATTCACCTGGAAGACCACCTGATTGCGTTGAATTACTTAATTATCGGACAGTTATTTGCGTTGTTTAACTCCATCCACCTGGGTGTAACACCTGATAATCCCAGTCCAACCGGGATGGTTAATAGGGTTGTTAAAGGAGTTAACATATATAACTTTTAA
- a CDS encoding ROK family protein yields the protein MTALIADIGGTKIAAAFVSDKEKTLKQRVQADSVSVDANALFDCILALFFQIMEAEKLKPEEISFIGLGIPGKVDSVNGLAVYQNNLPWRNFPLREKLKIFFPNAEIVMDNDVYMAAYGEWTEWKMAKETFAYVTISTGISSCLLSEGKFLRGAGIAGEIGLTLLENGDELTSLENLASGTAIGVKAEKMFNPGLTVADVMDLYYRDDIQASEMIHRAARCIARGLHQLFTIVDPHLVVVGGGVIINQPEFFDLIKQELKNIVQNPLQEGIEKRVHLSKLKADAGLFGCLYRTSVKRMENSPL from the coding sequence ATGACAGCATTAATAGCTGACATCGGCGGTACAAAGATCGCAGCTGCCTTTGTTTCTGATAAGGAAAAGACATTAAAACAGCGAGTACAGGCTGATAGTGTATCAGTTGATGCAAATGCGTTATTTGATTGTATACTTGCCTTGTTTTTTCAAATAATGGAAGCAGAAAAACTAAAACCTGAAGAAATCAGCTTCATTGGATTGGGGATTCCAGGAAAAGTGGATTCAGTTAATGGGCTTGCTGTTTATCAAAATAATCTGCCATGGAGGAATTTTCCCCTTAGAGAAAAGCTCAAGATATTTTTTCCTAATGCAGAAATAGTAATGGATAACGATGTGTATATGGCGGCTTATGGTGAATGGACTGAATGGAAAATGGCAAAGGAGACTTTTGCCTATGTAACGATTAGTACGGGTATTTCCTCATGTCTGCTATCTGAAGGTAAATTTTTGCGCGGAGCAGGAATTGCTGGCGAGATCGGACTCACTCTATTGGAGAATGGGGATGAACTCACAAGCTTAGAGAATCTTGCTTCAGGAACGGCCATTGGAGTAAAAGCGGAGAAAATGTTTAACCCGGGATTAACCGTTGCTGACGTTATGGACCTATATTATCGTGATGACATTCAGGCGTCTGAGATGATTCATAGAGCTGCAAGGTGTATTGCAAGAGGATTACATCAGCTATTTACCATAGTCGATCCACATTTGGTCGTAGTTGGTGGAGGGGTTATTATTAACCAGCCTGAATTCTTTGATCTTATAAAACAGGAACTTAAAAATATAGTGCAAAACCCGCTTCAGGAGGGGATTGAAAAAAGGGTGCATTTAAGCAAGTTAAAAGCGGATGCCGGATTATTTGGATGTCTGTATCGAACTTCGGTAAAAAGGATGGAAAACAGCCCTCTATAA
- a CDS encoding GntR family transcriptional regulator — translation MKQLQHDSIIPLYHQLKEILKDSVDNGNWNTGDKVPSENQLMEEYGVSRNTVKKAIEELVQDGVLYRIQGKGTFVSKPKFQQPLMGFYSFSKVLKEHGMNPKDIIIDIREVKPGAKIKEGLQMKNDSNVIELKRLRCANDEPFILESSFFTKETVPDMTKLNEIGSISLYDLLDQQFNVVVTRAKEAFEPVLIRADESKFLQTKEGLPALLLERTAFDKEGKPVEFCRSIVRGDRCRFYTELT, via the coding sequence ATGAAACAATTGCAGCACGATAGTATTATCCCGCTTTACCATCAGCTTAAAGAGATATTAAAGGATTCGGTTGACAATGGTAATTGGAATACTGGAGACAAAGTTCCTTCTGAAAATCAATTAATGGAAGAGTATGGAGTAAGCAGGAATACAGTAAAAAAAGCGATCGAAGAGCTTGTTCAGGATGGGGTTTTGTATAGAATCCAAGGCAAAGGCACTTTCGTTTCAAAGCCGAAGTTTCAGCAGCCATTAATGGGTTTTTATAGTTTTAGCAAAGTCCTTAAAGAGCATGGAATGAATCCTAAAGACATTATTATAGATATTCGGGAAGTCAAGCCTGGTGCCAAAATTAAAGAAGGGCTGCAAATGAAAAATGACAGCAATGTTATTGAATTAAAACGTTTGAGATGTGCGAATGACGAACCCTTTATTCTGGAATCATCGTTTTTTACAAAAGAGACGGTACCTGATATGACCAAGTTAAATGAAATTGGTTCGATATCACTATATGATTTGCTCGATCAGCAATTTAATGTTGTCGTTACGCGAGCAAAAGAAGCTTTTGAGCCAGTTCTTATCCGGGCTGATGAGAGCAAGTTTCTTCAGACCAAGGAAGGTCTTCCTGCATTACTTTTAGAAAGGACAGCATTTGATAAAGAAGGAAAGCCTGTAGAGTTTTGCCGATCTATTGTCCGCGGTGACCGCTGCCGTTTCTATACTGAACTGACATAA
- a CDS encoding carbohydrate ABC transporter permease: protein MDRALKLITSRTFLFHFILIIGAAAMVLPFLWMILTSLKTYAESIQVPPVLIPEDFQWGNYKEVFGLLPFFKFMYNTVIITVLRTAGQLFLCSLAAYAFARIEFPGRNILFLLALTVLMVPGQVFLLPQYMIMVKIGWLNSLQAVIVPGLFSAFGTFLLRQFFMGLPKELEEAARLDGCNHFQIYWKVMLPLAKPGLIALGIFTTLWSWNELMWPMIVNSSPESMTLSVGLSSLQGQFLTNYPILMAGSFLAILPMLILFIFLQKQFIEGIAVTGGK from the coding sequence ATGGACAGAGCGCTTAAGCTTATTACAAGTAGAACATTCCTTTTCCATTTCATCCTGATTATTGGGGCTGCAGCAATGGTTCTGCCTTTCTTATGGATGATCCTTACTTCGTTAAAGACGTATGCTGAATCGATTCAAGTACCCCCGGTTTTGATTCCCGAAGATTTTCAGTGGGGAAATTATAAAGAGGTATTTGGACTCCTGCCCTTTTTCAAATTTATGTACAATACCGTAATTATTACAGTTCTTCGGACAGCCGGCCAATTGTTCCTATGTTCATTAGCTGCATATGCCTTTGCCAGAATTGAATTTCCGGGGAGAAACATTCTATTTTTGTTAGCGCTTACTGTATTAATGGTGCCTGGGCAAGTTTTCCTGTTGCCCCAATATATGATTATGGTGAAAATAGGCTGGCTCAATTCCCTGCAGGCAGTCATTGTACCAGGTTTGTTCAGTGCGTTTGGCACGTTTCTGTTGCGGCAGTTTTTCATGGGACTGCCCAAAGAATTGGAGGAGGCAGCAAGACTTGATGGATGCAACCATTTTCAAATTTATTGGAAGGTGATGCTCCCGCTTGCAAAGCCGGGTTTAATCGCTCTTGGGATCTTTACAACACTCTGGAGCTGGAATGAATTGATGTGGCCGATGATTGTCAATAGTTCACCTGAGTCTATGACTCTATCAGTGGGATTATCCTCACTTCAGGGACAGTTTTTGACCAATTACCCAATTCTCATGGCTGGATCTTTCTTAGCCATTCTGCCAATGCTGATCTTGTTTATCTTCCTTCAGAAGCAGTTTATTGAAGGGATTGCTGTTACGGGAGGAAAATAA
- a CDS encoding sugar ABC transporter permease: MKVSSLAKTRKRSDYFWAYLMIAPTMLGLFIFYLWPIVQNFYFSFTEWGAFGQYEWTGLDNYKRLLEDAALLQAFKNTSIYIIFTVPIGIFLSIIVAVLLNQNIKGKSIYRTLYFLPVITMPAAIAMVWKWLYNADYGMFNYLLSLVGIEGPQWVSDPKIALYSIIAVAIWSGIGYNMVIFLSGLQGIPKMYYEAAEIDGAGPVTVFFKITLPLLSPVIFFVSIMSLIGAFQVFDLIFMMIGKSSTALESTQSIVYLFYQHAFVLNDKGYAAAISVLLLAVILIITAIQMVLQKKWVHYD, translated from the coding sequence ATAAAAGTTTCGAGTCTCGCCAAAACAAGGAAGCGTTCAGACTATTTTTGGGCGTATCTTATGATTGCACCTACAATGCTGGGACTGTTTATTTTTTATCTGTGGCCCATTGTTCAGAATTTTTACTTTAGCTTCACCGAATGGGGTGCATTTGGACAGTATGAGTGGACAGGATTAGACAATTATAAGAGATTGCTTGAGGATGCAGCTCTCCTGCAAGCATTTAAAAACACAAGCATCTATATCATTTTTACCGTGCCGATTGGAATTTTCCTGTCTATTATTGTGGCTGTTCTTTTAAATCAGAATATAAAAGGTAAATCTATTTACCGGACTTTGTATTTTTTACCAGTCATCACTATGCCTGCTGCCATTGCGATGGTCTGGAAATGGCTGTATAACGCAGACTACGGGATGTTTAATTATTTATTATCCTTGGTCGGAATCGAAGGGCCGCAGTGGGTAAGTGATCCCAAAATTGCTTTATATTCGATAATTGCGGTAGCGATTTGGAGCGGTATTGGCTACAATATGGTCATTTTCCTTTCAGGGCTGCAAGGCATTCCAAAGATGTATTATGAGGCAGCAGAAATAGATGGGGCAGGTCCTGTCACTGTGTTTTTTAAAATTACACTGCCGCTGCTTTCACCGGTTATTTTCTTTGTGTCCATTATGTCACTTATTGGTGCTTTTCAAGTATTCGATTTGATTTTCATGATGATTGGGAAAAGCAGCACTGCGCTTGAAAGTACACAGTCTATCGTCTATTTGTTCTATCAGCATGCATTTGTATTAAATGATAAAGGATATGCTGCGGCTATTTCCGTCCTTTTATTAGCGGTTATTTTAATAATTACAGCCATCCAGATGGTTCTTCAGAAAAAGTGGGTTCATTATGATTAA